A window from Syntrophorhabdus sp. encodes these proteins:
- a CDS encoding DMT family transporter: MKTDHIDTRGFITILILALLWGINYSAIKVTNTGFSPIFTSFARSVLASALGIGYCLAIRQKLLHRGPLLVHGVVVGVLFGLEFACLYLGLLFTGSARAVILLYLSPFAVAAGAHLFLGERLNPLKWMGLVLAFAGLVSVFYGKPSTYNKLMLVGDMLEILAAFLWGATTLYIKKFLAEKMHPINTFLYQLVFSIPVLFLCAFFLEPVWLKDPGTMAISSLVFQSVVVAFASYLVWFKLIHDYPVAKLSVFTFLTPIFGVAFGVLFHGEELTTGLVAGLVMVSAGIYVTNYKK, translated from the coding sequence ATGAAAACTGACCATATCGACACGCGGGGATTCATCACCATCCTGATCCTGGCCCTTTTGTGGGGTATCAACTATTCGGCGATCAAAGTCACGAATACGGGGTTCTCGCCCATCTTTACATCCTTCGCCCGTTCCGTTCTGGCTTCAGCGCTGGGGATCGGGTATTGCCTGGCCATCAGGCAGAAACTCCTCCACCGGGGGCCGCTTCTCGTGCACGGCGTCGTTGTGGGGGTCCTCTTCGGGCTCGAGTTCGCCTGCCTGTATTTGGGCCTGCTCTTCACGGGCTCGGCGCGGGCCGTCATCCTCCTTTATCTGTCACCTTTCGCGGTGGCTGCAGGCGCACACCTCTTTCTGGGGGAACGGCTGAACCCCCTCAAGTGGATGGGCCTTGTCCTTGCCTTTGCGGGACTGGTCAGCGTCTTCTACGGCAAACCCTCGACTTACAACAAACTGATGCTTGTCGGCGACATGCTTGAGATCCTGGCGGCCTTCCTCTGGGGCGCCACGACGCTCTACATCAAGAAATTCCTGGCAGAGAAAATGCATCCCATAAACACGTTCCTCTACCAGCTCGTCTTCTCCATCCCCGTCCTCTTCCTCTGCGCCTTTTTTCTTGAACCGGTCTGGCTCAAGGATCCGGGGACAATGGCGATATCGTCGCTCGTCTTCCAGTCCGTGGTCGTCGCTTTCGCGTCATACCTGGTCTGGTTCAAGCTCATCCACGATTACCCGGTGGCAAAGCTCTCCGTCTTCACCTTTCTCACGCCCATCTTCGGCGTGGCGTTCGGAGTCCTCTTTCACGGGGAGGAGCTGACAACGGGCCTCGTCGCCGGGCTTGTCATGGTGAGCGCGGGAATATACGTCACGAACTATAAGAAATGA
- a CDS encoding ketoacyl-ACP synthase III yields MKKTAIVGTGSYLPDHIMTNFDIEKFLDTSDEWIFTRTGIKERRIAEKDQATSDLCKVACERAMKVAGVTASDIDLIVLATITPDTHCPAGSNWLEAKLGCTKAVSFDVTAACSGFLFALHVADKFIKSGANKTVLVAAGEIMTRVVNWKERESCILWGDGAGAAVVTESENGAQILSTHIHTDGAAGDTLLMPGGGSKTTPISYESVDNGLHYLKMIEANRSFKVAVNRFAEACEEAASVNGYTVHDADVIIPHQANLRILQGMAKKLGVPLEKVYMTIEKYANISSATVPIALDEAVRDGTIKKDSLVLLTAFGGGLTWGSSLIRW; encoded by the coding sequence ATGAAAAAAACTGCCATCGTCGGGACGGGTTCATACCTGCCCGATCACATCATGACGAATTTCGATATCGAAAAGTTCCTGGACACGTCAGACGAATGGATCTTCACCCGCACGGGCATCAAGGAACGCAGGATAGCCGAGAAGGACCAGGCCACGTCCGACCTGTGCAAGGTTGCCTGCGAGCGGGCGATGAAGGTTGCCGGTGTCACGGCCTCCGACATCGACCTGATAGTCCTCGCCACGATCACCCCCGACACCCATTGTCCGGCCGGGTCGAACTGGCTCGAGGCGAAGCTCGGCTGCACAAAGGCCGTCTCCTTTGACGTGACGGCGGCATGCTCCGGTTTTCTCTTCGCCCTCCACGTGGCGGACAAGTTCATCAAGTCGGGGGCGAACAAGACGGTCCTTGTCGCCGCGGGCGAGATCATGACCAGGGTCGTGAACTGGAAGGAACGGGAAAGCTGCATCCTCTGGGGTGACGGCGCCGGCGCGGCGGTGGTCACCGAATCCGAGAACGGCGCGCAGATCCTCTCGACTCACATCCACACGGACGGGGCGGCGGGCGATACGCTGCTCATGCCCGGCGGCGGATCGAAGACGACGCCTATCTCATACGAAAGCGTGGACAACGGCCTTCACTACCTCAAGATGATCGAGGCCAACAGGTCCTTCAAGGTGGCCGTGAACCGCTTCGCCGAGGCGTGCGAGGAGGCGGCTTCGGTCAACGGTTACACCGTCCATGACGCGGACGTTATCATCCCCCACCAGGCGAATCTCAGGATACTCCAGGGCATGGCGAAGAAGCTCGGCGTACCCCTGGAAAAGGTGTACATGACGATAGAGAAGTACGCCAACATTTCCTCGGCAACGGTCCCCATCGCCCTCGACGAGGCGGTCCGCGACGGCACAATAAAGAAGGACTCCCTCGTCCTTTTGACCGCCTTCGGCGGCGGACTCACCTGGGGAAGCAGCCTCATCCGGTGGTAA
- a CDS encoding class D beta-lactamase: protein MASRAPLFYNRHRIELAFIVSVFLLAPVFSSAQEINKSLFGDYDTALVVYDRASGKAVHADPALSARRLTPCSTFKIYNTLIGLELGLIKGAEEPWYKWDGVKREFEEWDKDLTLREAFDVSAVPAYQILARQIGESRMKDYIERIGYGSGDISAGVDIFWLPRPGVTSIKISAHEQVGLLKKLLDGTLPFSEKNIAILRDIMQVKKTEKGTLYGKTGSGMGSDGKWNLGWFVGFLESGGTTYVFACNITNGDAPSGKVARKIVEDEFRSMGLL from the coding sequence ATGGCTTCCAGAGCTCCCCTTTTCTATAATCGGCACAGAATAGAACTAGCCTTTATTGTGTCGGTCTTTTTATTGGCTCCCGTTTTTTCGAGCGCTCAGGAGATCAACAAGTCTTTATTTGGTGATTATGACACGGCGCTGGTAGTTTATGATCGCGCTTCAGGGAAGGCTGTGCACGCCGACCCTGCTCTTAGCGCTCGTCGTCTCACGCCCTGTTCGACTTTCAAGATATATAATACCTTGATCGGCCTTGAGCTTGGGTTGATCAAGGGAGCTGAGGAGCCGTGGTATAAATGGGACGGCGTTAAACGTGAGTTTGAAGAATGGGATAAGGATTTAACCCTTCGGGAAGCATTTGACGTATCGGCTGTGCCGGCGTACCAAATACTGGCGCGTCAGATCGGCGAAAGCCGTATGAAGGATTACATTGAAAGGATTGGCTATGGTTCAGGCGATATATCGGCCGGTGTTGACATATTTTGGCTTCCACGGCCTGGAGTGACGTCTATTAAGATCAGCGCTCATGAACAGGTTGGGCTTTTAAAGAAGCTCCTGGATGGAACACTTCCTTTTTCCGAAAAGAATATAGCGATACTGCGTGATATTATGCAGGTAAAAAAGACCGAAAAAGGAACGCTTTACGGCAAGACCGGTTCGGGTATGGGATCTGATGGAAAATGGAATTTAGGCTGGTTTGTGGGTTTTCTTGAAAGCGGTGGGACAACATACGTTTTCGCCTGCAATATTACTAATGGGGATGCCCCGTCCGGAAAGGTTGCGCGGAAGATCGTTGAAGATGAGTTTCGGTCGATGGGGCTTTTATAG
- a CDS encoding type II toxin-antitoxin system PemK/MazF family toxin, which produces MTIRQGDIFWVDLGDPAGSGPGYRHPHVVIQNNVFNESRLNTVVLCVLTSNVKRAASPGNVLLHKGEGNLPKASVANITQLITVDRKDLVEKIGSLQPARINQILNGVRLLLEPMEP; this is translated from the coding sequence TTGACCATACGGCAGGGGGATATCTTCTGGGTCGACCTGGGGGACCCTGCAGGTTCCGGGCCGGGGTATCGCCATCCCCATGTGGTCATCCAGAACAACGTTTTCAATGAGAGCCGTTTGAATACGGTGGTGCTTTGCGTATTGACGTCCAACGTCAAGAGAGCCGCATCGCCGGGAAATGTGCTGCTCCACAAGGGTGAGGGCAACCTCCCGAAGGCCAGTGTGGCCAATATCACGCAACTGATAACCGTTGACAGGAAGGACCTTGTCGAAAAGATAGGCTCCCTGCAGCCGGCACGGATAAATCAGATCCTGAACGGAGTACGCCTCCTGCTGGAACCAATGGAGCCCTGA
- a CDS encoding flippase-like domain-containing protein: MNKHRIITAAGFVISIVLLYFSLRGIEYRQLAAAIARADLTYAFLPVCCIFLCLTLCSFRWSMITGNAVRFRDAFIALVIGLFINNVLPARIGEVARGYAISKRRGIPFTYAVSTVFIDRVFDLLGLLSITFLFFPRQALPPSVSKALYVLVAIFVVCVIVLVAVSREKTAHRMAGFLQGFKRPFLARLAVRVLEIQENLRRISTPGHIALFIVLSIVNWLSMSSALYFSLKTLGVPLPFVYAPFVTALLNMGLAVPSSPGYIGVYQFLLVYLLAIFGVPKAQSFAVSLFFHASWYIPYNIMGFIFILKEQVHIKDIRKMEG, encoded by the coding sequence ATGAACAAGCACAGGATCATAACGGCAGCCGGTTTCGTCATCAGCATCGTCCTTCTCTATTTCTCCCTGAGGGGGATAGAATACAGACAGCTCGCCGCGGCGATTGCCAGGGCCGATCTCACGTACGCCTTCCTGCCCGTATGTTGCATCTTCCTCTGCCTCACCCTGTGCTCCTTCAGATGGTCCATGATAACGGGGAACGCGGTCAGGTTCCGCGACGCATTCATCGCCCTCGTGATCGGCCTTTTCATCAACAACGTCCTTCCCGCCCGAATCGGGGAGGTCGCACGCGGCTACGCCATCTCGAAGCGAAGGGGCATCCCTTTCACGTACGCGGTGTCGACGGTGTTCATCGACAGGGTCTTTGACCTGCTGGGCCTTTTGTCCATCACCTTCCTCTTCTTCCCGCGCCAGGCCCTCCCCCCGTCGGTGTCCAAGGCCCTCTACGTTCTCGTGGCCATTTTCGTGGTATGCGTCATAGTGCTCGTTGCCGTGAGCCGCGAGAAGACGGCCCACAGGATGGCCGGGTTCCTCCAAGGGTTCAAGCGTCCCTTCCTCGCGCGCCTCGCCGTGAGAGTGCTTGAGATACAGGAGAACCTCCGCCGCATCAGCACACCGGGGCATATCGCGCTCTTCATCGTCCTGTCCATCGTCAACTGGCTCTCCATGAGCTCAGCCCTGTACTTCTCCCTCAAGACCCTCGGTGTTCCCCTGCCCTTCGTCTACGCCCCTTTTGTCACGGCCCTCCTGAACATGGGCCTCGCCGTACCCTCTTCCCCGGGATACATCGGCGTCTACCAGTTCCTTCTCGTCTACCTCCTCGCCATCTTCGGCGTCCCCAAGGCGCAATCCTTCGCCGTATCCCTCTTCTTCCACGCCTCCTGGTACATCCCCTACAACATCATGGGCTTCATCTTCATTCTTAAGGAACAGGTACATATCAAGGACATACGGAAGATGGAGGGGTAG